TCATCCAGTGGCGGCATAAACTCTTTACCCAAACCTGGCAGAGCATGAGACAGTGCCACAACAGGAGATGTCTGCTTTACAAAGCCGGGCAGAAAAAAGAACACTCTGGAAAATCCCAGCCATATGGATAAACCGGTAAGCAGAATAAGAAAAACCGGGATAAGAAAAGCGATTTTCTTTTTCAGCAGACGACTAAGGATACTGACATACTTTCTCTCCAGCAAACGGAAAAAAGAGAGGATACCACCGGCTGCAATCGCCACAAAGAGAAGGTTTATGAAAGTCGATCTCTGAGCACCAAGTGGAAGCCACTCAGAGGTAAGCAGTAAACCCACAATGATTACAAAGAGCGCATTGACAATCCGAGGGACCCATTTCAGTACCTTCTTGGAAGCGAATTCTTCCAGCAGCATTTTGATACCGAATGTAATAACGATAAAGCCTGCCCACCAGGCAAAAGCGGCTGAAACATACACACCTGTAAGTGCCAGAATTGAAGCTATGATCACTTTCAGTTTTACCGAAGAGATCGGCTTTCTGTTTTTGAACATAATGTGTGCCACAGCCGGCAGAATGGTCAGGGCCACTATAATTGAAGCAATCAGGGCAAATGTTTTGGTAAAAGCCAGAGGTCTGAAAAGTTTTCCTTCAGCAGCTACCATTGTGAATACTGGCAGAAAACTTATAACCGTAGTACTGACAGCTGTCAATATGGCTCCACCGACTTCAGATGCTGCCCTGTAAATAACATCGAGTGTTTTCTCCCCCTTTTTTGCCTTTTCCAAATGCTTGAGCATGTTTTCTGTTAAGATAATACCCATGTCCACTATGGTACCGATGGAAATGGCTATACCGGAGAGGGAGACGATATTGGCATCTATACCGAAATATCTCATTCCGATAAAACTCATCAGTACAGCAATCGGAAGCATACCGGATATCAACATCGAACTTCCAAGGTGATTAACCATTACCACAATAACCAGAATGGTGATCAGTATCTGGAGATAGATTGCTTCATTGAGGGTGCCAAGAGTCTCATTGATCAACTCTGTTCTGTCGTAAAAAGGAACTATAGTCACCCTCGATTCTGTGCCGTCCTCCAGCGTTTTGGTTGGAAGCCCTGCGGAGACGATCGCAATCTGATCTTTGACATTATTGATCACCTGCAAGGGGTTTTCGCCATAGCGGGCAACCACAACTCCTCCCACAGCCTCTACTCCCTCTTTATCGAGAACTCCGGTTCTGATCGCAGGTCCCTGACCAACGCTGGCAACATCCCTTACCCTGATTGGCACCTGATCCCGTACAGCAACCACCGCAGACTCGATATCCTCAACAGACTGCAGAAGACCAAGTCCTCTTATCATGTATTCAACCTGGTTTATCTCAACAGTCCGTGCACCCACATCCATGTTGCTTTTTCGCACAGCCTCATAAACCTGATTGATCGTAATTCCGTGCCCCTTTAAGGCGGCAGGATCAACATCGATCTGGTACTCCTTGACAAATCCTCCGATTGAAGCAACTTCTGAGACTCCCTCGGCTGAAGCCAGAGCATAGCGGATATTCCAGTCCTGAATTGATCGCAATTCCTGAAGGTCCCATCCGCCTGTGGGGTTGCCCTCTCTGTCACGGCCCTCCAGCGTGTACCAGAAAACCTGACCAAGAGCAGTAGCATCCGGACCCAGTGCAGGCCTTACCCCGTCAGGGAGTGTTCCGGGTGCAAGTGAAGAGAGTTTTTCAAGAATACGGCTTCTTGACCAGTAAAACTCTGCGTCCTCTTCGAATATCACATACACCATGGAAAACCCTGGCATGGAGTAGGAACGGACACTCTGTACCTGAGGTATACCCAGAAGGGAAACGGTGAGAGGATAGGTTACCTGGTCTTCCACATCCTGCGGAGAACGCCCCATCCACTCGGTAAATACGATCTGCTGATTTTCTCCTATGTCGGGAATGGCATCAACCGCCACAGGGTCTCTGGGAATTATATCGATGTCCCAGTTAAAAGGGGCAACGGCAATACCCGTAACCAAGATGGTCAGAGCAAGCAGAAACACCACAAGCTTGTTCTCAAGGCAGGACCGTATCTGTTTGTCAAGCAAACTTTTGGGTCTGTTATTATCATTAGTCATAGTTTATCTCTCCGTTTTAGAACCTGATTTTTTTTAGTACAGGCCAAACATAAGTAAATTCATCTGCACTTTATCCTCTGAGTCTGTACTTGCTTCTTTTCCTAATTGGTT
This Chitinispirillum alkaliphilum DNA region includes the following protein-coding sequences:
- a CDS encoding Acriflavin resistance protein, coding for MTNDNNRPKSLLDKQIRSCLENKLVVFLLALTILVTGIAVAPFNWDIDIIPRDPVAVDAIPDIGENQQIVFTEWMGRSPQDVEDQVTYPLTVSLLGIPQVQSVRSYSMPGFSMVYVIFEEDAEFYWSRSRILEKLSSLAPGTLPDGVRPALGPDATALGQVFWYTLEGRDREGNPTGGWDLQELRSIQDWNIRYALASAEGVSEVASIGGFVKEYQIDVDPAALKGHGITINQVYEAVRKSNMDVGARTVEINQVEYMIRGLGLLQSVEDIESAVVAVRDQVPIRVRDVASVGQGPAIRTGVLDKEGVEAVGGVVVARYGENPLQVINNVKDQIAIVSAGLPTKTLEDGTESRVTIVPFYDRTELINETLGTLNEAIYLQILITILVIVVMVNHLGSSMLISGMLPIAVLMSFIGMRYFGIDANIVSLSGIAISIGTIVDMGIILTENMLKHLEKAKKGEKTLDVIYRAASEVGGAILTAVSTTVISFLPVFTMVAAEGKLFRPLAFTKTFALIASIIVALTILPAVAHIMFKNRKPISSVKLKVIIASILALTGVYVSAAFAWWAGFIVITFGIKMLLEEFASKKVLKWVPRIVNALFVIIVGLLLTSEWLPLGAQRSTFINLLFVAIAAGGILSFFRLLERKYVSILSRLLKKKIAFLIPVFLILLTGLSIWLGFSRVFFFLPGFVKQTSPVVALSHALPGLGKEFMPPLDEGSFLYMPTIMAHGSQGAAVDIMSIQNVAIRQIPEVESVVGKAGRAESPLDPAPMSMFETVINIKPEYKTDESGRRVNFRYDRRQGEFLRDENGDLIEHSRGRPYRQWRPEIETMDDIWDAISQAASLPGVTGAPFLQPIAARVVMLQSGMRAPMGVKINGPDLESIEKTAAQIETLLKEVPSVQPAAVLADRIIGKPYLEFEIDREAIARHGLSIAEVQEVIEIAVGGRTITSTIEGRERYGVRVRYPRELRGDPESMERILVSSPVGGQIPLGQLGQFVYRRGPDMIRGEDTFLTGYVLFDRRPGHAEVGVVNAASDYLQSKVDDGTLEIPAGVSYHFAGSYENQVRSERTLMVVLPLALTLIFLILYLQFKRVSTTFLVFLGIIIAWSGGFILIWLWGQPWFMDFSFLGTNVRQLFSMQTINLSVAIWVGFLALFGIATDDGVVMCTYLDQQFSESKAGCIEEVRKRVLEGAAKRVRPALMTSATTILALLPILTSTGRGSDIMIPMAIPAFGGMFMAIATIFLSPVMYSWLREREVVKEMKMKEVEVDTNTVD